Below is a genomic region from Pseudomonadota bacterium.
GGTCGGTTGACCAGCCGAGGACGTAGTGGCCGTTGACAGCATCGTTGGTGCCCATCAGGACGTCGCCGGCCCAACTGCCGTGGAAGACACCCTCGACCCAGCCGGCCTCGTCGCCGGTGCCGTCGTCGACCGGTCGCCAGCCCTGCTGAGGCCAACGTACGATTTCGATCTCGACGTCGTCGGGTTGGTCGACCAGGTGGCCATAGCCTTTGACGGAGTCATCGGTTGCTTCGATCAGCGGCACATCGACCACGTCCAGCGACGGTTTCTCCGCAGGCTCGAACAGGTAGGTTGGCGTAGACTGCGTCACGGACACCTCCTCAGGCAGAGCGTATGTCCCTGGCGTCATTCTATCACAGCAGATGCTAAAGGCGCGGCATGGCCGTGAACCGCGCTGTGCCGTAGTCTATGGGGGCATGGCATCCATGCTCGTGCTATCAGCCGCGTCTGCGAGGCGCGGTCCAAGAGAGGCGAGGGGCCGATTTGATCAACGGCATTGAACAACTTGCACGCGCCGGCGCGCTTAACCTGCTTCAGGGCTGCGTCGGCGTCGCTTCGGGAGACCGCCTGCTGCTCGTCGAAAGCGACGGCACCGACGGCTACGATCCCGCCGTCGCCGCGTTCGTCGCGACCGTAGCCGAAGAATTGGGCTGTCATGTGCTACGGCAGCGGGGACCGGCATCGGTTAGCCCTGATGATTTTCCGGCCGCCCTGGCGCGCGCCATGAGCGAGGTCGACCACACCATTTTCTTTGCACGCATCGGCGACCAGTTTCGATTTCAGGGCGCGCCCGAAGCATGCACCAAGACGATGACGTATGTGCTCAGCCTTGAGCTCATGGCCGCTGGTTTCAGCCGTGTGCCCCACGGGTTGATGGTCGCTGTCCTCGACCGCCTGACGCGACGCATTGCCGACGGTGGCGCATGGCGCATCACCTGCCCTCTGGGCAGCGACATCAGCTCGTCATCGTTGCCTTTTTCGATCGAAGAAGACGCGGGCGATTTCCAGTTGCGGCTGTTCCCGATCGGTATCTTCCGACCGCTCGACGCCGCCACCATGAATGGCCGGCTTGTCACGCGGTGGATAAACGCGACGCTGAACCGGCACTACGAACCCGAGGGCTTTGTGCTCGACGAGCCCGTCACCCTCAGCCTCAAGGCAGGGCGCATCGATGGGTTCGAAGGCCCGAACGCCGAACGCGTCGCCGCGCACTTCGACCACGTGGCATCGCTGTTCGATATCGATGGCGGCAAGATCTTCTCATGGCACGCGGGCATACATCCCAAAACGGTCTATGACGGCCGAATGGTCGACTCGTTCTCGCGCTGGGGAAGCGTCGCTTTCAATAGCCCGCGTTACACGCACCTGCATACGTGCGGCGATGAGCCGCCGGGTGAGGTATCGCCGGTGCTGATCGATGCCACAATCACCTTCGACGGCGAGGTGCTTTGGCGGGACGGCCGGTTTGTCTATCTGGACCGCCCGGAGATTGCCGCGCTACGTGACGACTATGGGCAAGCGGAGGACGCGTTCACGCCCTGTCGCGAGATAGGCCTTTAGGACGTCAGCCGCTGAGAGAGGTAACCAGCGAACTCGTGGTTCTCGCGTTCAAGCCATGACAGCGGGCCGGCCTCGGCGAGTGGCGCGGCGGTGCCTTCGAAGAGCCCTTCGACGACGAAGCGGTCCTCCAGGTTGACCTCCCAGAGGAACTCGGCAGCATCGTTGACCAGGGCGTCGCGGTCGTTGGTGTCCGCCAGTTTCTCCGGCGCGAATGCGACGCCGTAGCGGATCGCCACCATATCGATCCCAGCCGGCTGCAGCGACAGGTACCACAGGTGGTCGGGCGCCAGGACATACATGTGGCTGGGGAACACCGTCGGCATGACAGAGGTCGTGCGCCACCGGCCCTTAAGCACCTTGTTATCGGGGTGCGCAGTACCGATCGGCGCCTCGGTCGTCTTCTGAAACAACTGGTAGGTGAAGGCCTCGTGCGGCTTGCCGTCGCCGAACTCGGTCTCCTCGGCCGGGAAGAAACTGCCGACCGTTTTGCGATGGGTCACCGGCAGGTGGTAACCCTCCATGAAGTTCTCGGTCAGCAGCTTCCAGTTGGTGTTCCAGACGTGGTCCTGGCGCACGACCTCCACGTAGTCGCCCATGCGGTAGTCCGCGGTGATCTCGTCAAGCGGCGCCAACAGCTCAGCGACGCTCTGGGCCTCGTCGTTCAAGGTGACATAGACCCAGCCGTTCCAGACCTCCGATCGAACGGGATGCAGGCGAATGTGGGACTTGTCGAAGCCTTCGGTCCTATCCATGTGTTTGACCGCGACGAGCTGGCCGTCGATGTCGTAGGTCCAGGCGTGATAGGGACAGACGATCCGCCGGCAACTGCCGGAGCCGTCCAGCAGGCGCATCATGCGGTGGCGGCAGATGTTCGACCACGCGTGCACCGCACCGTCTGAGCCGCGGATCACGATGATCGGCTGGTCGACGATTCGATAAGTGAAGTAGTCGCCCTTTTTTGGAATTGATTCTGCGCGTCCGGCGCACAGCCAGTCGTGGCGAAAAATGCGCTCCGTTTCGAGCGCATGTATTTCCGGATCGTGATAGATCTCCGGTGGCAGCGCCCACGCCTTTTCGATCGGCAGCTTGGCCAGCGCCTTCAGCTTCTTCAGTGTGGGATTAACCGGCTTGCGTGCCGCCATGATCCGCTCCCGACATAGAAACCCGCGTGCCGATCACGGCAGCCGAGGCGACCTTATGGTATCGATGAACGCGAGGTCCAGAGCAATCGGCATAGATTCGCCCTATGTAGCGGACAGGCGCAAACTATGTTGTGACACGCGGTCGACCCGGTGCCTGTCTTTAGACAGCGAGTTCGAATGTCATCCAGACATGGACAATGACAGCATCATCGCTGTCGCGCGTGCAGGTCAGCTCCAGGTCAGCGAACCGCTGGCCGTCCTCTTCGCGCAGCGCCACGACTTTGCCGTCATAGGTCAGGGGATCGCCGACCCAGAAGACGTTAGTGAACCTGCTGCGGAAGCTGCGGACGTTCTGTGGACCCAGCCACCGGGCGGCATAGCTCGCCAGGCCGCCGGCCTGATGCATGCCGACGCCGAACATGCCCGGAAAGCCCTCGGCGCGCGCGTGGGCGAGGTCGTAGTGCAGGGGGTTGTCCTCGCCGCCGGCGGCTTGATAGCGCACCATCTCGTGCATGGTGAGGGGCCCCAGAGATATTGGCCCCGGACCACGGCCGACATTAACGTCCACCCATGTGGCCGATGCGATCGCGGCAAACGGGTCGGGCGGTTCCAGGCTTACGTAGCGGGGCTGGTAAGCCGGCGGTTCGGATCCCCAATCGGTCGGTTCATCTGATGCGCCGTGTGTGGTCACCGTGGTCGAGCGCGCTTCGGCGACAAGCACGCCGTCGCTGTCGCGAAACTCCGTCAACAGAACCAGGAAAGTCAGCCCACCGCCACGTTTGCGTGGTTTCTCCGTTAAGGACTCCAGACAGGCGCGCGCCGTCAGCCGGTCGTCAACGCGCGGCGGCGTGCCGTGAAACAGATACGTCTCCTCGGCGTGAAGCGGCACGCTGAGGTCATGATCCAGCTCTTCCAACACGGTTCCGCGTGGCCGCTCCAGCGTATAGCCCCAGTTGACATTGGCCGTTGTCAGGAATGTCGGGGGGATGACGGCCCGCTCGTCATCAAGATAGACCGACCAGGGCGCATAGACGGAACGCGCGAAGGCGCGTACAGCACCACGTTCCACCGGCACGTCAAAGGTCGGCCCGAATTGGCCGATGATGCCGGAACGATCCGTCGTGCCGGCTTGTGTTTGTGCTGGCATTGTCAAAAGACCCTGTTCTTTAGGCCAACGATACGCTGATCGGTCGCCAAATCGACGGAAATCTGTGTCGTGGCCAGCCGCTGCGCCACTGCCTTATAGTGAAGCCGACCCCCAAGGCAGCGAGACGACAACGATGACGATACCGACAGCCAAAGACTGGTACGCGACCGAGCGGCTCAGCGACGACGTGACGCTGATCTGGGAACCCCATGTCGACCCCGGTATCCGCTGCAATATGTGGCATGTCAGGGGGCGAGACCGCGATCTCTTGGTCGATTCGGGATTAGGCGTCGCGCCACTTCGTGAGAGCATCGCACTGTTGGCCGAGCGGCCGGTCTGGTGCCTGGGGACCCACAGTCACTTCGACCATGTGGGTGCCCATCACGAGTTTGACGAACGCATCATGCACGGTGCGGAAGTTGACATCATGACGTCGCCGACGCGCGAGAACATGGCGATCGACCAATACGTTACCGCCGATATCTTCACCGCCTATCCCTATGAGGGCTTTGACGTGGAAACCTACACCGTGAAGGCCGCGCCGCCGACGCGGCTGGTCGACGATGGTGACGTCATCGATCTTGGCGACCGTGTCTTCGACGTGCTTTACCTGCCGGGTCACTCGCTCGGCGAGTTGGGACTCTTCGAGCGCAAATCAGGGATCTTCTTCTCGGGCGATTGCATCTATGACGGCAACCTCATTGACGACGGCGAGGACTCCAACGCCGACGACTACGTGGAGAGCATGGAGCGCGTGAAGGAACTGCCGGTGAGCGTCTGTCACGGTGGCCACTACGCCAGCATGGGGCGGGAGCGGATGGTTGAGGTCGCCGACGAGTACATTGCCGGGCGCCGCAAGGCCGGCTGCCCAGCTGCAGACTAACGCGGCTTAGTCGGTCAGCAGGACAACGTCGGCTTCGGCGACCGCTAGTTCGATCTCCTGACCCGGCTCGACGGTGCTTCGCTGGGGCAGGTGCAGCAAGAAATCAAGCCGGCCGTCAGGCCCGCCCTTGGCGTGACATCGCATGTGAGAGCCGTTGAAGGCGCGCTCGCTGACCGTGGCCCGCCCC
It encodes:
- a CDS encoding MBL fold metallo-hydrolase, which gives rise to MTIPTAKDWYATERLSDDVTLIWEPHVDPGIRCNMWHVRGRDRDLLVDSGLGVAPLRESIALLAERPVWCLGTHSHFDHVGAHHEFDERIMHGAEVDIMTSPTRENMAIDQYVTADIFTAYPYEGFDVETYTVKAAPPTRLVDDGDVIDLGDRVFDVLYLPGHSLGELGLFERKSGIFFSGDCIYDGNLIDDGEDSNADDYVESMERVKELPVSVCHGGHYASMGRERMVEVADEYIAGRRKAGCPAAD
- a CDS encoding MaoC family dehydratase N-terminal domain-containing protein, giving the protein MPAQTQAGTTDRSGIIGQFGPTFDVPVERGAVRAFARSVYAPWSVYLDDERAVIPPTFLTTANVNWGYTLERPRGTVLEELDHDLSVPLHAEETYLFHGTPPRVDDRLTARACLESLTEKPRKRGGGLTFLVLLTEFRDSDGVLVAEARSTTVTTHGASDEPTDWGSEPPAYQPRYVSLEPPDPFAAIASATWVDVNVGRGPGPISLGPLTMHEMVRYQAAGGEDNPLHYDLAHARAEGFPGMFGVGMHQAGGLASYAARWLGPQNVRSFRSRFTNVFWVGDPLTYDGKVVALREEDGQRFADLELTCTRDSDDAVIVHVWMTFELAV
- a CDS encoding aromatic ring-hydroxylating dioxygenase subunit alpha, translated to MAARKPVNPTLKKLKALAKLPIEKAWALPPEIYHDPEIHALETERIFRHDWLCAGRAESIPKKGDYFTYRIVDQPIIVIRGSDGAVHAWSNICRHRMMRLLDGSGSCRRIVCPYHAWTYDIDGQLVAVKHMDRTEGFDKSHIRLHPVRSEVWNGWVYVTLNDEAQSVAELLAPLDEITADYRMGDYVEVVRQDHVWNTNWKLLTENFMEGYHLPVTHRKTVGSFFPAEETEFGDGKPHEAFTYQLFQKTTEAPIGTAHPDNKVLKGRWRTTSVMPTVFPSHMYVLAPDHLWYLSLQPAGIDMVAIRYGVAFAPEKLADTNDRDALVNDAAEFLWEVNLEDRFVVEGLFEGTAAPLAEAGPLSWLERENHEFAGYLSQRLTS
- a CDS encoding ureidoglycolate hydrolase; this encodes MTQSTPTYLFEPAEKPSLDVVDVPLIEATDDSVKGYGHLVDQPDDVEIEIVRWPQQGWRPVDDGTGDEAGWVEGVFHGSWAGDVLMGTNDAVNGHYVLGWSTD